The genomic stretch CTAAGTCCCTTAATCTCACCCTCTGAGGGTGATTTGAAAGAAAGTCCAAGATCCACATACAAATTGGATCTGGAAACCCAAGATCTTTAAGTTTAGATATCAGTTTGTACGGTATAATTGTGTTGAATGCAGAGCTAAAGTCCACGAAGAGCATTGTTAATAGGTCCCCCGCTGCTCTAAATGAGTTAAAGCAGTGTGTAAGACGGTGTTTATAGCATCTTCTGTTGATCTATTTGCCCTGTGTGCAAACTGATATCTATCAAATGAGTCTGGAAGACAGGAGATGATGTACTGTCAAACTAattgttcaaaacacttcataataatAGAAGTGAGTGCCACCGGTCTATAATCATTGAGGCTACTTATAAAGGACTACTTTGGCAGTGGAACAATGGTGGAAGCTTTCAGACACGATGGAACAATGGCTTGGGATAGAGACCGATTGAAAATCTTAGTCAAAAGCCCAGCCAATTGGTCTGCACAGTCTTTTACCACCCGGCCGGAAATGCCATCAGGTCCGGTGGCCTTCCTTGAATTTACCGCTTTAAGTGTCTTACCCCCTCCCTGACTTGGGCAGTGTCCAATCACTGTGGGTAAGACTCTTCCTTAGAAATGCTCCTTAACAATACTCCTTGAATTATGTAACTAACAGTGCAGCCCTACGTTTGTCTGTgtggaattaagtcccattgtggtcaatgaggcttagttCTAGAAATATATGTGTAGGACTGCAGTGTAAGCTCCCTGAAATGATACATAAATGTGTTGTGTTCTGATTCCCATGCTATGTAACGTAAATATCTAGAGAAAGTAAAGCAAGTGTTAGTAGACCCTTTTCGTTATGGAGTTTTTGGTATGAGATCATAGTCATGCTACAGGTCTAAATCCACAGGAGCAGAAAGGTGTATTCTCTTAGTAATCTTCTAACATTATGCCCTTCACATAATTTATCTGAGTGGCTGACAGCTGCTCTAAATATTGGAGTATGAGAATCTTATTTATAGGGAGCCCAAACTGTTCAGTGACTTGTCCTAGAAAAATTAAACCTGCAAAGCTCTTATTCCTATAAAACAGTTACTGTATGTGACTGTTTGCAGCTGGGTTCTTTATGCAGAAGCTCACATAGAACCAAAACTGCATCAGTGGCTCATCAATCAACATGAAGGGCTGCCATTACCTGTGGATCCCACTCTGTTCTAGCAAGAACATAGTTGTCTTACATGGTGGGTAATGGATACAACTTGTCCATTCTAACAACGTCTGATGGCAATCACTGTATGTTTACCAAGTCTAGGTTCATGAAGATAGAGAAAGGTCTGATTCTGTTGCAAGATAGTGTTTGTTCAAGACAGTGGAATCTGTCTTGGCCAGGCTCTTATTTGATATAAATACTGTGTAACTTAGCAGATTTGAAATGCTAAGCATTGCATCCCTGCAGATTTGCAAACAGGGATTTAAGAAAGGCATCCAAACAACTCCTGAcaattattttctctttccagTTGAACACTTTTCATCACCCTCTTTTTCAGAGCATGGGAGAAAAAGAACTGCCTGGTGTTTTGATCTCGGAAGTAGGAGGAACATTTGGTGTACTGGAAAGCCATGTGGAGTTCCTCAAGAAACATTTCAGTATCATCCCCATGAAGGAGTTTcacaaaaacaaggaaaaactGCGTGAACAGATCACATCTATTTTCATCTTTGAGCGCAGGCCTCTAATTGATCGGGAGCTTCTTGAAAACCTTCCCAAGCTAAAGGTGGTTGGAAATTCAGGGGTAGGCGTGAATCATTTGGACTTGAAACTGATTTCTAGCTTTGGAGTAAAAGTCACCAATACTCCCCATGCTGTTTCTGACTCCACAGCAGACATTGGCATGGCCTTAATGTTGGCATCTGCCAGAAGACTAGTGGAAggtaaagggattttttttctttatatgtTATTTTAAGTCATGGTTGTCTGAATTCACTATACTCTTCTCATAGCTCCCTTCTCATTTAAACCTTATGTCCACAACATTCCTGTGGACCCAAATTATTTTTGACATTATCCTGAATATAATATTTCTGTGTCAACTGTTGTACCCCTCTCTCCCTGTATCAGCTGCAGTTAGCAAATTGAGTCCTGTTCCAAACACCCTCTGCATGAGGTTGAGACATCTAGTAGTCAGGCCTTTACCATTATGGTAAACTATAAATTGATCCCTAAATTATGGAACAATCTGCCAGAAGAAGTCAGAAggtgcatttctctctctctccattttctGGCTCTTGCTTCACAGCAGGAAGTTATACTGGATTCCTTTGACCCCCCTCCCATTCTGTGATTCCATAGACTGGAAAGATTTGATCACTAAACTCAATTTTATAGGTGGGATACTGAAGctaaggaagagaaaaagaatttcCTAAGATTATGTAGTAAGTCTGCAACCCTCAGTGGTCCATACTTCTGAGTGTGCATGTTTTGGTGGGGTAAGGTCGTTTTCCAAGCAGTCAGATAATTTAGCAACATATGTGGAGCTGTGGATTATTGTTCTGtggtatttttattttctcacaAGGAAACCATTTTTAAATGGAAGCATTTTGTTTTCCCAACACTCAGACCACAATAGGTTATTATTGAAAATGTGATTCTTTCTAAAGCCTTCTTCAGATGTTCCAGAAATGTGTAGAATTCTTGGAGGGTACCTGGGATATTGCCACACTAGCTCCATCCCCACTTAAGACGCATGCACTTAGCCCCATTCTTGCCCTCTACACACGGCACCTGGAGTGATAAATAAtgaatgtggaaagagtttctTCCTGGGTTAAACACTGAATGAATGGAACGTAGCACTAAGTGTGTGCATCCATCAGCAGTAGTGGGCTTgtatggcacaatcctgggggttCTCCACATATTGCTCTAAACTAGAGGTTCTCAAAACAGCCCTAAAGGCTgttgcttgatttataaatgccaaggggtgtggctataatggtgattgggcagcagtgttcccccctccccgcacccAGTAGCAgcctgtttaacccttgatgcacatagcctaacctACCCTGTCATTTTCGCAATCCAGCAAAAATTGGGTCTCAATCTACTGGCGGGTCCCGGCCCCatggtttgggaactactgctttataCAGTCTTGGAACTTGTGCACAGAGCTTGGGGCTGTTATGAACACGAGCGTAAGATAGTGCCCATAGATAATAGAGCAGcgactgttgccctgcacattcctgatcttggaagctaagcagggtcaggcctggttagtacttggatgggagaccgcttgggaatactgggtgctgaaggcttataccatagtctttcaaaactgaaggttgccaaccatattgaAATGGACAATAAGACTATGCCCCTGCTCCTAACAATTTATTCACCTAAGtgataagtaagtcccactgagttcagtgagacttagtcCCAGGAAAATGTTATTAAGGCTATGGCTTTAACgcatttttgcctggctcacaCGTGTATACATTtggttgcgtatatgcagcgttgcatatccctgttgcgtatatgcaacgttgggcagaaatggcttaactaaaaattgctttatttttagCTAAAGCcacagtcttagggcgcaatcctaaccccttatgtcagtgctttccagcactggcatagcagtaccaatgggacgtgtgctgcattctgcagttgggtgtcactcacagaggcctcctcaaagtcagggaatgtttgttcccttacctcagagctgcattgcccttatgtcagtgctagaaagcactgacataaggggttaggattgcacctttaatcaCATTTTCCTTAGACAAAATctaattgaactcagtgggacttacttctaagtacatatgcataggattgggttataatgAAAATATAATGAAAAGTCCAATTTGCTAAATTAATCCAAATGAGCCTGTCAGTGAATTGGAATTTATATAGGTCCAACACTGTCAATGGGAACTGCACTGTGGTGCTTTCAAAAGGTCTTCTCATCCTTTGTAGCATCTCTGAATTCTCCAATTATACACTACTTCACAATCACTGACCACTATTGGAGTGGCAGAAAGGGCATTTAGAAAAAATGCAGGTTATCAAGGGTGTAGTAGCCTAATATAACTAGAACAAGGATTAGATTTTCAGTGAGATCACTTAATAGTCCAAAATTGAGCTTGTTGCTGTGTATCAGGATGTACCAGTGATTTAGCCACTTGCTTTTTCTTGTGCGTGTGCCAGGCATGTGCGTATAGAAACACCCCCCTATTCTTATGAGTGCATCTCTATGAATTCTAAGTAGAAATGTTAAGTGGAAAACTGTCTAAACTGAAAAGAAATTGTCTTTAGGCTTTCAAGTAGTGTAATTTCTGTAGCCACTTAATCATGTTTCTGCTTTCtgaactaaggccccaatcctatctaactttctagtatcagtgcagcctcagccccaaggtaagggtacacatgttcccttatcttgaggacccctctgtgactgcctccccgccacaggatgcagtgcatgcctcattggcatggttgcaccggcactggaaaattggataggattgggccctaagatactACAAGTGCCAGACCTCAACGTCTCACTTGCTAtcctgtggtttttgtttttttaggttGTTGTATTGCAACATCTCCGCATACTAAGGATTTTGCTGTTGACTGGTTAGGAACAGAAGTCACTCGGGCTACCCTTGGTATTATTGGAATGGGCAACATTGGATATAAGGTGGCCAAAAGGGCAAAAGCTTTTGATATGACCATTCTGTATCACAACAGGAACCGCAGGTAAATGTGTATTGAGAGTGTACAGTATTTCTTTGGCATATTATGTATCAggatttatgtttcaaattttaTCAGAAGCATCTTCTTGAACCTCTCCAGATCTCTACAGCAGATTTCTGCACACTTTGTTCAATCTACATGTTATTGAGGATGAGTGGTGATAAGAGAGCAGAACAATGAAATCTATAGTTGAGATTTTGAGCTGATGCTCATGACCACAGTCAAGGTGGAAGAGTCAGCATGAGGTGGATCTTCCTGCTAGTATTTTCAGTAGGAAACTAGTGATTACTGGATAGTAATTTCCAGTGTTGTTATATGAAAAATTGATTCACTACATACACATGAAATCCTCCAAAATTAAAAGGTAAATCACAGTTTCTCAGATTTTGTTGTAAGCTTTTCTATGCTAATCACTGTTTGAGATAGACAGCTCAGATGTAATAATGTGAGAAGTGGTACAATGTAGCATTTTCTTCATCATTTGAAAATCCCACCTAGTTTTTCTGTCTTTCCTCTTTCTAGAAAATATACTTGATGGCACCAAAAGGCTAGCAAAAAAACAGCAGTTTGCTCTTGGCAGGGAAAGGGATTCCTGGGAGAAGGCTGAATGACAaaggggagtagtgcctagtggttagcgtGCACACATTCCTTCCCGCTTTCCATTTACTGGACTAGCAGCTAAATGGGGAAAAACCTTCGTAGATTGTATGTCACCACTGTCCAGGCTACAGGCAGGGGAGACAGTCTGGAGGGGGGAACCCTCCCAGAAGAGCACTGAACCCCagaggttcttattaaaaatcacaCACCCAATAGCATCTGCAGAGCAAAAagacatgacaacccactgagagcccaatcctgtgctttggATTGGCTGGTGGGTAGCGTAGAGAGGACAGGGGGAGGTATGctgggggcgggctggaggcgggCCGGggggaggcgggtccatggagctctgctctgtaggatccaaggcgcttgggtagggcgcagagccctacacgagtgcctttaccttacagTCAGCGgttaagtgagtagccccattgcgaggctgcttaccttacttgggggaaggggatgaaagtccccttctcctgaggcccCTCCCACAGTAgcccgggaggcgcaggatccagcggcagcccttttcagtgccgccgagcctgggtgccctgggcagctcaggattgggctgcccgttactGATGAAAATGGAGTAGGcagacaaagggtcaaaatgtaactcgtttttttaaactctaaacaaAAAGGGAATTAAACAATATAGGAGAAGTAGGTAATGAAAGTAGAGGCAGGCTAAttgaaaatgcctgagcttggctaGGAAGCACAAAGAAAAGTTTTCACCAAATAGATGCATAAACCGGTATTGCCCAGCAGATGGAATTGGGATGCTATTCAAAAACCCTCCatccacacatacacaccaacAGTTTGTGCATTGGTTAGAGTCACTTAGCAGACAAAGCAACAAAaaactatttatttttcacatttttataccgccctccctccaaagagctgagggtggtttacacagctgctcccctccttttgtcttcccagcaaccctgtgaggtaggtgagactgagggaaagtgactggcccaaggtaacccaggaagcttcatggctgatgggagatttgaacctggatcttccaggtctaagtccacctccctaaccactacaccacactggctaaTTAGATGATCCCTCGTTTAAGCAACTTACATTGCTCAAGAAATCTTGCCCTATTCCCCAGTCTTTGTGCTTCTGACTGAGAAAGTGGCTGCTCCTCTCTAAGCTTCCAATGAATCAGTCAGTCAGGTGTCTGGCAGAAAACATCTCATacttcctgtgggctgggaaactcttaactttgctttgatgatgTTGTCATCACCATGGTTAAACATGGTTAAACCAGGGAAACGCCTGGTCACTGCACCCCACTCCCTTGAACTAGATGGACATTTTTAGCTACCCAGTCACTAAGCACATGCCAATCCTGTTTGGGGGTGGTAGACATTCCAGCCAGGAAGAGAAGCCAAATTCACATCCAGCCCATACTGGGGAATAATAGAATTTTCAAAAAAAGACAAAGGCTCTTGCAAGATGATGTCTCCACAATTTTTTAGGCTGCACAGCAGTTTCTGAGGAGTTAAGTGTCCAGAAACATAGGGGAAatacagggcattcatcacagctATTTATCTTCAATATTGGTAATCAACACATGAGACAGGATACACAAACATTGTATTGTCATCTGATTCAAAACCTatactaaagaaaaaaaatttctaaaccaaaaatacaattaagaaTCTGTTGCTTCTCCCATTTCTTCCCTCCAGGAAAGAGGAAGAACAGGCAGTGGGTGCCATTTACTGTGAAAACATAGAAGACTTGCTCCAGCAGTCTGACTTTGTGATGCTGGTTGTGAACCTGACACCTGAGACACACAAGCTCATTGGGAAAAGGGAGCTAGGATTGATGAAACCCACTGCTACTCTCATCAACATAAGCAGAGGTAGAGTATGTGACTGCCCTCATATGACCTTTAGCTCTTCTTTTAGTTGATGTTTTCAGAAACCTCTTTCAGAATGTTTTCAGAAAATGTAATTTTACATTTCTCCAGGTTTCTTTTTCTCTGGTTTCTGTGTAAACTGCTGCATTTCACCACACTAGTAAAAGAAAGGTTTAGGCCATCCAGTTCTTAGTGTCAAGCTGGATTGTCTAGAAACCAAGAATCTCAAAACTTTTGGTGAATCACCTTTTCTTAGGGGAGGGGGTAATAAAAGCATGTTTGAGAAGATCGTGTGGAATCACCCTGTGTTACTAAAAAGCATTTTAttgttgcaatcctaaacacacttccttAGGTGTAAATGCCATTGAACATAGTGTTATTTCCAAGTCAACATGCATAGAACTAGATTGGAAGACTAGGGGCGATCCAGCTCTTTTAAGGCCTATTTTCTTGCATTTTGATATTGAAATTCTCTCTGAATTAGGTGCAGTAGTTGATCAAGATGCTTTGGTAATGGCACTTCAAAATGGAATTATTAGGGCTGCAGCATTGGATGTAACAGACCCTGAACCATTGCCAAGGTAAAATGAAAAAGAACCTAAATCATTCTTTTATCCTGAATTAATCAAGTCTGATAAGGAATAAATAGAATTATATTTTAAATTGGTCCAAACCTGATTCAAGGGGGGAAAGTTAGATATAATTGTGCTGCATCTTCTGctgtctctcccctccttccctaaTATCTGATTTCTGTGTAGGCATGAGCAGAATTTTGAAGGGGGGATTTTTTGTTCAAGGTTTAGGCAACATAACCTAATAGTACTTCTGTAGAAAAGAATGTGTACTTTGATTCAATGGACTGATAACCTAAAAACACATATTCATAGGGGCACATACTACCCACTAAGGAGGAAAGTCAAGTCTTTTCCAGTGCAGTCACATGACCATTATGCTATCTTCCAGTTGCTGTGTCATCTCTAATATTCTGCCCTGCCTTCCCTGCAGAGATCACCTGCTATTACAGTTGAAGAACGTTATAATAACTCCCCATATTGGAACTGCTACTGAGCAAGCCTTGCGTATGATGACAGAAGAAGCAGTAGAAAATATCCTGGCTGTTCTCAATGGTCTCCCCATTCCTAGTGAAGTGATCCCCTAGTGAAGTGAATGATTTAACGGAGAACATAAATAATCAGTGGCTAATAAGCAACAGGACGCAGACCTTTAAGTAACAGTGCAACACAGCAATCACAGAATAACCTGTTTTTGGATCATGGTGTCACATCTATATATTTGAATCTTGTTCTATATAGTTGTATTCTTATCCAAAAGGACTAATAAAGTTATTGAACCAAAGCTTTTGAGTGTAATGGCTGGCAGACTGACTCCTTGAGCCCTTTCTATACAAGAGGTATGCATGCATGCTATTTGGAGAACAAGAAATATGTTCGAGAGTGTAGTTGTTGCTTAAAAGAACAAAGCACAGATTTATAATAttaattttcaaataatatcacaAATTAGTAAGAGACTATAACTGAAGACTACGTGGGCTTCTATTGGACATATCACTTACAGGATCAGCCTGAACCCTCTCTCGCATTCTTTAAATGGAGAAATGTTGTATCCTTTGTCATTATACTTTTCATGATGTGTTTGAAGTAATATGGCTCTGACAGCATCTTACTAATGGTGATTGGTGCTTTTTAATAGTGTCAGATTTAAAAGTGCAACAGTGAGCACACTGCCTTCATTTGTGCCTGATTTGCTAGGTGACCACAATCATTTCTGGTTCTGAATAAAACTATTGGCTGATCGCTGTTGGTTAACCACATTCTCAGATGTCTCATGTCAGGTGAAAACCTGAACCTattaatgattaaaaaaaataaaacttaagTAGCATTGTGCAACAATTagggtgagcagagagagagagagagagcaatttttAAGATTCCATAATAGAGTTTATAGTTCTGCTACATCAATATTGTAGTTTTTCTGTTAAGTCCATTAGTAGAACTGATGGTCATTTGAAAAACAAATACTAtttagtatataaataataattttgtTAAGGGAAAACTGATGTTAAAAATCAAAGAAATGTGCTTCATTCAGCCAAAGCAAAAATATAGGTGGTGTTTTAACGACAATGAGTACAACCACATTTAAACACTTGGAAGTCTCTTTCATTTCTACGGAAGAGTGTTAAGCATATCTTTCTCTCCCCTCTTAATCAATTGTTCTTGAATAGGCTTACATTTGGCTGGATTATGCCAAAACTTCTCAAGTACAAAGGCTTAAAAATTAACTTACTGGTAATAAAATTAAGTGTTCAAAGTTCAACATGAAAGTCCATGTTTCATTTTGGGAGATCTCTTCAGTCAACAGAAATTCATATTGGGTACGTTCAGGTTAATTTTCAGAGTTTTCTTTTGTCTTATGGTTACTTTGCTTTTATAGGTGCTCAAAAGGAATGATACTGGACTTCAGGTTATAAATAGTATTTATTGCACAAGTTTTGATAGTTTAAGGACTGAGCGTTGTGAAATTTGTATTTTAAGATATGACTGAAGAGAGGCTTTCATCTTCTTGATATATTTCTGTTACTCTACCAAGTACATCTGTTCTGGTTACATCTGCAATGAAGGAATAATATATTGGACTGGATCCATAGTTTCCTGTCCCCATAAGAAATCAACCCAATATATTTTGTTTATACTTTCTACTAGCCAACAAGCTTATTGCCACTTATGCTTTTACAGATCATGGAGgaacctgagctgcctgttctACTGGTTAATGAAGTGGGTGGAGCCCTTGGTGTCTTAGAAGCCCATGTGCCATTTCTGAAGAAGCACTTCCATCTTATTACCATGAAGGAATTCCTTGAAAGCAAAGAATATTTTAGTGCAAAGATCAAAGCTATTTATGTATGGTGGCACAAACCAGTCATTGATGAAGAGCTTTTGAAGAGTTTGCCTAACTTAAAAGTGATTGCAAATTCAGGAGTGGGGATGGATCACTTAGATTTGGAACTGATCTCTGGTTTTGGAGTAAAAATGGCTAGTGCTCCCTATGCTGTCTCGACCTCCACTGCAGACATTGGCATGGCCCTATTGCTGACGGCTGCTAGAAAACTAGTTGAAGGTAAACTTTATAGTGCTGTGTAGTTTTCTTCATCTCATACATATTTGCTTTGATTGTTCAAGAAGTATTTTCATAGCAACAGTAGATAACTACCTTAGATGCTCACCTATAcagcaagaaatttctgccaataaatcaagcttagatcatcaccttgcTTTATCTGCAAGGTCACttgggccagggcttttcaagtaAGTTGGGACACAGGAGAAGCATTGCAGATatcattagagggctgttaatcacCATAGTAACTTCCCTGGCAAGTTGCAGACAACCTTTTATTCTGAGAAAAGGctaaaggcttccatttaaataaaGCAAGCCTCTTTAGCAGATcctgctgcagccttgttccattttgcaaatgcttggcagaggGCTGtctttttaaacaccaggatttaatccttgtttccatttgaaacaaaaccccaagctacaattcagtgcaccattacttaagaataacactcatggaaagcaatgggtctagttctgagtaaacagggttacaactatgtgtagctgcacttgctcacagtcattccttgttgcttgtccctgtgctgtgaattgaattgcacactttcagttatatgttatatgttgagcctctgcctTCACACACCAGGTACCTTAAAGAAGGTTTTgtttaatggttctcctgcagtggttcccaaccttttttcacttgcatctCTTGGTATCCCTTGGcatcccatttccataaattgtaccccttatattagctaaatgtttgtaattagtatgAATAATAAgtataagccctcatctcttctttatgaaaacccatacttcacaTATGGTATCACAGTATcttctctttttatttgtttgaagaactgaagactaagCCTgtacactgttttgcaccagaagtgtcctgaaaaATGCTTGGtggttgatcactttccatattatgtttcagcttttttactgtgctggttttcaatcactgactcatacatgaattgatgacaaaaaactagctattggtgaggcttttacagccaactagctacctctcttcctgcctgccttgctggccctgcaaggcattctggagtactacctgtctttttcttccattattcaattctttttcaagtacccctaaaggtcctacagagtacccctgggggtacatgtatccCAGGTTGGCAATCACTGTTCTACtaatatgttgtttacagtgcacttactctgatagtgtttacaaaaaggttgtgaagaccagaatttaaaaagttaaagaataaaaatgtatcttatgatgttTTACTATTGTTTAATAcgttagagactgtacagttcttaggtaacaattactggtaggttatttttcaggatttggcctcagataaaatcagacaaaactgtaaTCAGATACCCCCtctaagttttttaaaaaacaaaaccctgacttatctgagggtcataaaaTGTTCTATGATTTTTAGCTTAAgacctgcccttggcttatctgtgagatcgacttataggtgtgtgtgtgtgtgtgcggtgGTAGTCTGATCCGAAGATTCACTATAAAACATCAAAATCTTGTACCCCAAAGATATCAATGAAGCAAAAAGGTTCAAAAATATCGTTAACATATTGAAAACATTACCCAGCCTTCCCTCATGGTGAGAAGTCCAGGGAcagtatgcttactcagaaatcagtcccacaTGCTCAATAGGCCTTATTCTTAACTAAGTATATATAAGATTCAGGTCTTAGTTTCATTTGAGTATTTGAGCTCTGTAGGTTTTTGTAATAAATGTTTATTTACAAATTGCAAGCAGAACCAATTGTAAGCAAATAGATTCCTATAGGAAGCAGCATAATTGCTAGTCTTGCTTCAGAGACACCAAAGCAGTAGCAGAAAGTTCTGCAGCCACTTTCAGTCCAGCAGCTCCCTTTATCCCTTGCCTGTGTCAACGTACAATCTCTGATAAATGTCGCATTCCCAAGGCAAAGAGATTTCTAGCCTTCAATAACACAGAGTTAATGTTCCTTAAGACCCTTGCCAAACCATAGCAATAAGCCCATTCAAGCCAGTCAAGACTGTTTTCTGAGGTAGTCAGATTGAAGGCCTCTGTGGATTGGACAGAGGCACAGATAGGGACAAAGCCCCTTGCACTCTACTGtgatcctgattttttttttttttttttttttgggggggggggatcaagctACTGTTGACCAAAGAGAAACACCACCCATAAGGGGTTTAGATGTCCCGTGTAGTTTGGTCCTCAGAATGCAACACTGTGATCACTCAAAAATTTCACTCTTCAGAATATCTGTCTTCACCCTGTGCAACTTCCTTGGGAATATACTTATTGGCTTGAAAGCAAATCTCActgacttatttctaagtaaatgtGTTCAGGATTGTAACCTGAAAGACAGACACAAAAAGAAGAGGTAATTCCTCTAGGTACAACACAATAATTTTACTATTCTTATGTGCTAACTTTTCCCCTTTATTTCTTTATTGCTTAGGTTGCCAAATTGCTGTTTCCCCAGACACTGAACAGCTCCCTATTAACTGGTTAGGAGATGACATCAGTGGTGCTACTCTGGGTATCATTGGAATGGGCTCCATTGGATACAAAATTGCTCAGAGGGCCAGagcttttgaaatgaaaattcttTATCATAACAGGAACCGAAGGTAAACTTCTGACCAAATTCTGCATATGTTCAATCTGTTTTTACTCTGAATTTCGTAACTGTTCACCTGcactagttggcatccttcagtctcggaagactatggtgtcacgctctgaatggtggttctggaacagagtgtcctctccagtgcgcaaagcctgggtaaagtaggta from Tiliqua scincoides isolate rTilSci1 chromosome 4, rTilSci1.hap2, whole genome shotgun sequence encodes the following:
- the LOC136649568 gene encoding probable 2-ketogluconate reductase isoform X4 yields the protein MLLQIMEEPELPVLLVNEVGGALGVLEAHVPFLKKHFHLITMKEFLESKEYFSAKIKAIYVWWHKPVIDEELLKSLPNLKVIANSGVGMDHLDLELISGFGVKMASAPYAVSTSTADIGMALLLTAARKLVEGCQIAVSPDTEQLPINWLGDDISGATLGIIGMGSIGYKIAQRARAFEMKILYHNRNRRKEDEELIVGACYCQKIDDLLQQSDFVMLVVNLTPQTYKLIGKRELELMKPTATLINISRGPVIDQDALVEALQSGVIKGVAMDVTYPEPLPRPWTSKGALIHS
- the LOC136649568 gene encoding probable 2-ketogluconate reductase isoform X1 — its product is MLLQIMEEPELPVLLVNEVGGALGVLEAHVPFLKKHFHLITMKEFLESKEYFSAKIKAIYVWWHKPVIDEELLKSLPNLKVIANSGVGMDHLDLELISGFGVKMASAPYAVSTSTADIGMALLLTAARKLVEGCQIAVSPDTEQLPINWLGDDISGATLGIIGMGSIGYKIAQRARAFEMKILYHNRNRRKEDEELIVGACYCQKIDDLLQQSDFVMLVVNLTPQTYKLIGKRELELMKPTATLINISRGPVIDQDALVEALQSGVIKGVAMDVTYPEPLPRDHPLLKLKNVIITPHLGSKTHKTAYMITEEAVENILAALWGLPMPSEVFPG
- the LOC136649568 gene encoding probable 2-ketogluconate reductase isoform X2 — its product is MEEPELPVLLVNEVGGALGVLEAHVPFLKKHFHLITMKEFLESKEYFSAKIKAIYVWWHKPVIDEELLKSLPNLKVIANSGVGMDHLDLELISGFGVKMASAPYAVSTSTADIGMALLLTAARKLVEGCQIAVSPDTEQLPINWLGDDISGATLGIIGMGSIGYKIAQRARAFEMKILYHNRNRRKEDEELIVGACYCQKIDDLLQQSDFVMLVVNLTPQTYKLIGKRELELMKPTATLINISRGPVIDQDALVEALQSGVIKGVAMDVTYPEPLPRDHPLLKLKNVIITPHLGSKTHKTAYMITEEAVENILAALWGLPMPSEVFPG